The window CGGGGCCGCGCCGTTCGCGTCGACGCGGCACGGGACCTCGACCGCGGCGCCATCCGGCAGGTTGTCGATGAGCGCGTCGTTGCGCACCGTCGCCTGGATCGTGCGCGCCGTCCCGGTGACCATGCTGTGGATCACCTGCGGCGCGTACTCGGCCGCCTCCTCCTCCGGCTCGACGTACCCGCCGGCCGCCACCACGGGCATCAGTGCCTCGACGTCGGCCAGGTTGCGGGCGCTGATCCCGACGTAGTCGTCGATCGGGATCCGCAACCGCTCGATCTCCCCCGGCTCGCGCAGGTACCAGGGGACGTACTCGGCGGAGTGCTCGCTGGTCTCGGTCGGGTAGAAGCCGAGCCGGCGGTACATGTCGACGCGGACGCGGCGGCGCAGCTGCGGGTCCGCGGCGATGCGGCGGTCGAGCTCGGGGTAGAGGTCGACGCCGTCGCGCTCGAAGCGCAGCACCCAGGCCTGGTGGTTGACCCCGGCGCTGTGGAACGACACGTCGTCGAACGGGACGTCGATCAGCTCGCACAGGTCGTGCACCGTCCAGTAGACGGAGTGGCACAGCCCCAGGACCTTCAGCTCCGGATGGCGAACGCTGAGGAACTGGATGTTCATCGCCATCGGGTTGGTGTAGTTCAGCAGCCAGGCGTCGGGCGCCTCGGCGCGCAGGTCGGTGGCCAGGTCGTCGAGGAAGCCGAAGGTCCGCAGCCCGCGGAAGACCCCGCCCGGGCCGAGGGTGTCGGCGATCGTCTGGCGCAGGCCGAACCGGGCCGGGACCTCGAAGTCGGTCAGCGTCGCGGCGTGGCCGCCGATGTTGACCGCGTTGATGACGAAGTCGGCGCCGTGCAGGGCGGCCGCCCGGTCGAGCGACCCGCGGATGGTGGTGGTGGCGTCGCGGCCGTGCCGCTCGACGGCGATGCGCGCCAGGTTCTCCGCGAGCTCGAGACGGCGGGGATCGACGTCGTGCATGACGAGGGTCAGCGGCCCGAGGTCGTCGTAGGTCAACAGGTCGCGCAGCAGCTGCCGGGTGAACTCGGCCGAGCCGGCGCCGACGAAGCAGACGGTGGTCACGCGGCGAGCATGGCACGGCGACGCGCGAAAGGGACAGGATCAATCATCTTTTCTGAGCGTTTGTGGACACAAAGAACGGCTTACGACACACTGGCGCCATGTCCGAGGACGGCGTGGGCGCCGAGCGGGTGGCCGCCCAGCGTGCGGACAGCCCGCGCGTACTCGTCGTGGGTGACCTGAACCCCGACCTGGTCCTCGGCGGCGACGTCGTGCCCCGGTTCGGCCAGGCCGAGCAGCTGCTCGACACCGCCGCGCTGGTCATCGGCGGCTCCGCGGGCATCACCGCCCACGGCCTCGCCCGGCTCGGGCGCCCGGTCTCGCTCGCCGCGGCGATCGGCGCCGACAGCTTCGGCGCCACGATGACGAGCGCCCTGGCCGACGCCGGCGTCGACACGAGCACCCTCGTCGTCCGGCCGGGACAGCCGACGGGGCTGACCGTCGTCCTGTCCACCGGGCCCGACCGCGCCATCCTCACGCTGCCGGGGACCATCTCGACGCTTACCGCCGCCGACGTCCGCGCTGCCGTCGCGCGGCTCGGGCAGCGGGAGCCCGCCGGCCCGCGGCACGTCCACGTCTGCTCGCTGTTCCTGCAGCCGGCACTGGCCGCGGGGCTCGCCGAGCTGCTCGCCGAGCTCAGGGCGGCCGGTGTGACCACGTCACTGGACACCAATGACGACCCCGCACAGACCTGGGCCGGCGTCGAACCGCTGCTGCCCCACGTCGACCTGCTGCTGCCGAACCGCCGCGAGGCACTCGCGCTCGCACGCGTCGCCGCGGCCCACCTCGACCTCGACCTCATCGCCGCCTGCCGCGTCCTCGCCGACCGCGGCCCGCTCGTGGTCGTCAAGGACGGCGACCAGGGCGCGTCCGCGGTCGGTGCCGACGGTGAGCTCGCGAGCGCGCCGGCCGTGCCGACGATCCCGGTCGACGCCACCGGCGCCGGCGACAGCTTCAACGCCGCGTTCCTCGACGCCTGGCTGCGCTCGCTGCCGCTGCCCGAATGCCTGCGGCGCGGCGTCGTCGCCGGCTCCCGCTCGGTCCGCGCCGTGGGGGGCACCGCGGCCCAACCGACCCTCGACCTGCTGGTCGACGACCGAAGGGCATCATGACCGAGACCACGTCACACATCGGCCGCGAGATCGCCCGACAGCCGCGGGCGTGGGCGCGGGCCTGCGAGCTCCTCCCCCAGGTCGCGGACCTCCTGCCCCAGCCCGGCGAGCGGGTCGCCGTCCTCGGATGCGGGACCTCCTGGTTCATGGCCGCCGCCTACGCCGCGCTACGGGAGTCCGCCGGCGCCGGTGAGACCGACGCGTTCGCCGCCGGGCAGTGGCCCGCGGCGCGGCGCTACGACCGCGTCGTCGCCATCAGCCGGTCCGGCACGACGACCGAGGTGCTGCGGGCGATCGACACCGCCGCGGCCCCCGTCACCGTCCTCACCGGCGTCGCGGACTCGCCGGCCGCCCTCGATGCCGAGGCCGCGATCGTGCTCGACTTCGCCGACGAGACCTCCGTCGTGCAGACCGTCTTCGCCACCACGGCGCTGACGCTGCTGCGGGCGTCGCTCGGTGACTCCGTCGAGGCGGCGGCGGTGCAGGCGGCGCGGATCCTGGCCGGCGAGCACGGCCTCGCCCCGGAGGTCGAGACGGCGAGCCAGTTCACGTTCCTCGGCAGCGGGTGGGGTGTCGGCGTCGCGAGCGAGGCCGCGCTGAAGATGCGCGAGGCCGCGCGCGTCTGGACGGAGAGCTATCCCCAACTGGAGTACCGGCACGGGCCGATCTCCATCGCCGAGCCGGGACGGGTCGTCTGGATCTTCGGCGAGCCGGTGCCGGGCCTGGTCGGCGACATCGAGGGCACCGGCGCGACGATCGTCAACGACGACCTCGACCCGGTCGCCGATCTCGTCCGGGTCCAGCGGCTGGCCGCGGCGCTCGGGCGGCGCCACGGCCTCGACCCGGACCGCCCGCGCAACCTGACCCGCTCCGTCATCCTGTCCCCGGCCACCGCCACCTCCCCGGCCAGCGTCGCCTCTTCGGCCGGTACCGCGTCCCCGGCCGTTGCGGCGCCGTGATCCTCTGCGTCTCGGCGAGCCCGGCGATCGACGTCACCTACCGGGTCGAGCACCTGACGGTGGGCGCCACGAACCGGGTGGAACAGACGGCGCGCCGGCCGGGGGGCAAGGCCACGAACGTCGCCCGGCTCCTGCGCCAACTCGGCGAGGACACCCTGCTGCTCACCACCGCCGGCGGCGACACCGGCGCCGAGCTGATGGCCGACCTCACCCGCCTGCGCATTCCCCATGAGCTGGTGCCCACCGCCAGCGCGACCCGGCGGACCGTCGCCATCGTCGACGAGGCCACCGGCACCGTCACCCTGCTCAACGAACCGGCGCGGGTGGACGACTGGTCCCGGTTCCTCGCGCGGGCCGCCGAGCTGATCCCGAGCGCAGCCGTCGTGGTGATCAGCGGCACGCTGCCCGCCGACGCCCCGGTCGACGGCCTCGCGCAGCTGATCCGGGTCGCCCGCGACGGCGGCCGGCCGGTCGTGCTCGACGCCAGCGGGCCCGCGCTGGTCGCCGCGCTCGCGGCCGGGCCGACCGTCGTCAAGCCGAACGCCGACGAGCTGCGCGACTGCGTGCGCGGGGTCGGTGACGCGGTCGATCCCGCGGATCCGGCCGTGACGGCCCGGGCGGTCGCCGGGCGATGGGGGGTCACGGTCGTGGCCTCGTTCGGCGCCGACGGCCTGGTCGCCGTCGAGGGCGAGAACGGGTGGCGGGCCAGGCCACGGCGGCGGCTGACGGGGAATCCGACCGGTGCCGGCGACGCGGTCGTGGCCGGCCTCGCCCGGGGGCTGCGGGCCGGCACGGCGCTCGGGCCGCTGCTCGCGGACTGCGTCGCGCTCGCCGCGGCCGCGGTGCTGTCGCCTGTGGCCGGCGAGCTCGACACCGCCGACTACCAGCGGGAGTCCGTCGGCGTGACCGTCGAGCCCCTGACGCGGACTGGCCGATGACCATCGCCAGCACGGGCGACCTCGTCGCCGCGGCCGCCGCCCGGGGACGCGGCGTCGCCGCCTTCAACGTCATCACCCTCGAGCACGCCGAGGCGATCGCGCGCGCCGCCGAGATCCGCGGGACACCGGTGATCTTTCAGATCAGCCAGAACGCGGTGTCGTTCCACGGCGGGCAGGTCGTCCCGATCGCCGCCGCCGCCGGCGCCGTGGCCCGGCTCGCGGACGTTCCCATCGCGCTGCACCTGGACCACGTCACCGAGGACCGGCTGGCCGCCGAGGCCGCGGCGGCCGGGTTCAGCTCCCTGATGTACGACGGGGGGCCGCTGCCGTACTCGGAGAACGTCGAGCGCACCAGCCGGGCCCGGTCGGCCGCGCAGGCGGCGGGGCTCTGGGTGGAGGCGGAGCTCGGCTACGTCGGCGGCAAGCCGGACTCCCCCCGAAGCGCGCACGAGCCAGGCGTGCGGACCGACCCGGACGAGGCGAGGCGGTTCGTCGACGAGACCGGCGTGGACGCGCTGGCCGTCGCCGTCGGCAGCTCGCACGCGATGACCTCGCGGTCCGCCGTCCTGGACATCCCGCTGATCGAACGGCTCCGCGCGCGGCTGTCCGTTCCGCTGGTGCTACACGGCTCGTCCGGTGTGCCGGCCGAGACGCTGCGCGCCGCCGTCACCGCCGGTATCAGCAAGGTGAACATCGGCACCGCGCTGAACATCGCCATGACGGGCGCCGTCCGGCGAGCGCTCGCGGGCGACCCGAAACTCGTCGACCCGCGGCCCTACCTGGCGAAGGCTCGCGACGAGATCACGGCGACGGTGCTCGATCTACTGTCCGTCATCTCGGGAGACTCGGGAGGGTCACGCTGATGGCCGAGGTCAGGTACATAGGCGCGAGCCGCCGGTACGCCGGCAGTTCCGCCGCCGCGTTGAAGGCTCTGGACCTGGACATCGCGGACGGCGAGTTCATGGTGCTGGTCGGGCCGTCCGGGTCCGGCAAGTCGACCGCGCTGCGGATGCTCGCCGGCCTGGAGGACGTCGACGAGGGCGAGATCCGCATCGGCGACGACGACGTCACCCGGTGGGCGCCCCGGGAGCGGGACATCGCGATGGTGTTCCAGAACTACGCGCTCTACCCGCACCTCTCGGTCGCGGACAACATGGCGTTCTCGCTGAAGTTGGGTGGGATTGGCAAGGAGGAACGCAAGGCGAAGGTCCTGGAGGCGGCGAAGCTGCTCGACCTGGTGCCCTACCTCGACCGCAAGCCCAAGGCCCTCTCGGGCGGCCAGCGCCAGCGGGTCGCGATGGGCCGGGCGATCGTGCGCGAGCCGCGGGTCTTCCTCATGGACGAGCCCCTGTCCAACCTCGACGCGAAGCTGCGGGTGGAGACCCGCGCGAACATCGCCGCTCTGCAGGCCAGGCTGGGAACGACGACCGTGTACGTCACCCACGACCAGACCGAGGCCATGACCATGGGCCACCGGGTGGCGTTGCTGAACGACGGCGAGCTGCAGCAGGTCGACACCCCGCGTGCCATCTACGACCGGCCCGCCAACGTCTTCGTCGCCGGCTTCATCGGATCGCCGGCCATGAACCTGCGCCGGGTCGCCAGCGCCGACGCCGACGGGTCCGTTCACCTGGGCGGCGTGCCTCTCCCCCTGGCGCCATCGGTCCGTTCCGCAGCCCGGCTGACGAAGGGCGCGGAGGGCCGGGAGAGCGGAGACGTCATCGTCGGGCTTCGCCCCGAGTCCTTCGCCGTCGCGACCCCGGACACGCCGGACGCGCTGTCGCTGCGGGTCACCCTCGTCGAGCACCTCGGCGCGGACTCCTACGTGCACGGCACGCTGCCGGGAGACGACGACACCCGCGACAAGCCGTTCGTCGTCCGGGTGGACCGCCGCGTCGACCCAGCCCGCGGCGAGACACTCCTCGTCACCCCGACGGGAGCCATCGAGCACGTCTTCGACGCTGACTCCGGCCTCCGCCTCGGCTGAGGTTCTGCCTGACGGCCTCGGCGCCCGCCTCGACGACCCCACACGCGCAAGCCATTCATGATCCGGTGGGATTTTCGGAGTCCGAGCGAGGACATGAAATTACTCAAGTCCGAGCCAGCAGGCCTGCGTGACGTCGGTCACGCCTGCGTCTCGCCTGAACTACCTGTCTCTCCCGGTCAGCGGCGGTCGGCGCCTCTCCTGACGGCGTTGTCGGCCGCCGTCGTGTCTCGGGTCCGCGGGGCCTAGGTCCTTCATGCCCCGAGCTAGGCCGGGTTCCTGGGGCAATCCTCGGGTGCCTGCTTGGCAGCAGAGACAGGCGTCGTCGCGCCTTTCCTCGCCGCTGGTGGCTGGTCGGCGTCCGGGGCTGAGCCCTGGGGCTCCTCCTTGACTATCGG of the Pseudofrankia saprophytica genome contains:
- the melA gene encoding alpha-galactosidase → MTTVCFVGAGSAEFTRQLLRDLLTYDDLGPLTLVMHDVDPRRLELAENLARIAVERHGRDATTTIRGSLDRAAALHGADFVINAVNIGGHAATLTDFEVPARFGLRQTIADTLGPGGVFRGLRTFGFLDDLATDLRAEAPDAWLLNYTNPMAMNIQFLSVRHPELKVLGLCHSVYWTVHDLCELIDVPFDDVSFHSAGVNHQAWVLRFERDGVDLYPELDRRIAADPQLRRRVRVDMYRRLGFYPTETSEHSAEYVPWYLREPGEIERLRIPIDDYVGISARNLADVEALMPVVAAGGYVEPEEEAAEYAPQVIHSMVTGTARTIQATVRNDALIDNLPDGAAVEVPCRVDANGAAPLPVGDLPAQCAALNRTFLSVVDLTVRAATLGRPDHIRHALMADPNTAASLSVEEIWRLADELVAAHGERLPQPLRARLGDPGGS
- a CDS encoding carbohydrate kinase family protein; the protein is MSEDGVGAERVAAQRADSPRVLVVGDLNPDLVLGGDVVPRFGQAEQLLDTAALVIGGSAGITAHGLARLGRPVSLAAAIGADSFGATMTSALADAGVDTSTLVVRPGQPTGLTVVLSTGPDRAILTLPGTISTLTAADVRAAVARLGQREPAGPRHVHVCSLFLQPALAAGLAELLAELRAAGVTTSLDTNDDPAQTWAGVEPLLPHVDLLLPNRREALALARVAAAHLDLDLIAACRVLADRGPLVVVKDGDQGASAVGADGELASAPAVPTIPVDATGAGDSFNAAFLDAWLRSLPLPECLRRGVVAGSRSVRAVGGTAAQPTLDLLVDDRRAS
- a CDS encoding SIS domain-containing protein, encoding MTETTSHIGREIARQPRAWARACELLPQVADLLPQPGERVAVLGCGTSWFMAAAYAALRESAGAGETDAFAAGQWPAARRYDRVVAISRSGTTTEVLRAIDTAAAPVTVLTGVADSPAALDAEAAIVLDFADETSVVQTVFATTALTLLRASLGDSVEAAAVQAARILAGEHGLAPEVETASQFTFLGSGWGVGVASEAALKMREAARVWTESYPQLEYRHGPISIAEPGRVVWIFGEPVPGLVGDIEGTGATIVNDDLDPVADLVRVQRLAAALGRRHGLDPDRPRNLTRSVILSPATATSPASVASSAGTASPAVAAP
- a CDS encoding 1-phosphofructokinase family hexose kinase, whose protein sequence is MILCVSASPAIDVTYRVEHLTVGATNRVEQTARRPGGKATNVARLLRQLGEDTLLLTTAGGDTGAELMADLTRLRIPHELVPTASATRRTVAIVDEATGTVTLLNEPARVDDWSRFLARAAELIPSAAVVVISGTLPADAPVDGLAQLIRVARDGGRPVVLDASGPALVAALAAGPTVVKPNADELRDCVRGVGDAVDPADPAVTARAVAGRWGVTVVASFGADGLVAVEGENGWRARPRRRLTGNPTGAGDAVVAGLARGLRAGTALGPLLADCVALAAAAVLSPVAGELDTADYQRESVGVTVEPLTRTGR
- a CDS encoding class II fructose-bisphosphate aldolase; the protein is MTIASTGDLVAAAAARGRGVAAFNVITLEHAEAIARAAEIRGTPVIFQISQNAVSFHGGQVVPIAAAAGAVARLADVPIALHLDHVTEDRLAAEAAAAGFSSLMYDGGPLPYSENVERTSRARSAAQAAGLWVEAELGYVGGKPDSPRSAHEPGVRTDPDEARRFVDETGVDALAVAVGSSHAMTSRSAVLDIPLIERLRARLSVPLVLHGSSGVPAETLRAAVTAGISKVNIGTALNIAMTGAVRRALAGDPKLVDPRPYLAKARDEITATVLDLLSVISGDSGGSR
- a CDS encoding ABC transporter ATP-binding protein, with amino-acid sequence MAEVRYIGASRRYAGSSAAALKALDLDIADGEFMVLVGPSGSGKSTALRMLAGLEDVDEGEIRIGDDDVTRWAPRERDIAMVFQNYALYPHLSVADNMAFSLKLGGIGKEERKAKVLEAAKLLDLVPYLDRKPKALSGGQRQRVAMGRAIVREPRVFLMDEPLSNLDAKLRVETRANIAALQARLGTTTVYVTHDQTEAMTMGHRVALLNDGELQQVDTPRAIYDRPANVFVAGFIGSPAMNLRRVASADADGSVHLGGVPLPLAPSVRSAARLTKGAEGRESGDVIVGLRPESFAVATPDTPDALSLRVTLVEHLGADSYVHGTLPGDDDTRDKPFVVRVDRRVDPARGETLLVTPTGAIEHVFDADSGLRLG